CATCCATGCGACACGCGGTGCGGTGGAACGTTTTTATGATGACGAGATCGCACTGCGAAAAATGGTGCAATATCCACCCTTCAACATCTTCATTCTGCTTACCTGGGTTGGTACTGCTCAGTCTGCACTTGAACTCGAAAAGCCAGTACGAGAAACCCTTAAAGCCTTTCCGATCCAGTACTACAACAACCCTAATTCTACCTACAGCAAAACCCAGCGACACGGGCTTATTCGTGTACCAGCCAGCGATAAAGCATTATTCCAAACTATCCTCACGACACTACGCACTATTCCGCCGTATGTAAAGGTCGAGATCGATCCAGAGAGAATCGTGTAATTAACTTTACGCTCATTAAATCACGTGGTAATGTGCAGATGGTCATCTGTACGGTACTGATGGAGGAAAGTCATGCTACTTGTGTACACAATTCTACATCTGCTTGTTTCAGCCATACTCTGGGAGTTGTGGCCTCAAATATTCGGAAAACGCACTGTTATCACGTATTTGGCGGTCTTATCAGGACCATCTTCTATCCTAATCGTAGGAATAGCTGCAACAGTACTGTTAACAATCGGATATATAACATTCCTCTTCACTCCAATCTCTGCCCCACCTTGGGGAATCACTGGAGACGACTGAGTGAATTAAAAATTTGAGAGTGGTCGACTAATCGCCGCTCTTTATTTTTCCCTATCATTTTGTATAGTATTTTCATGAATAAATTAGTCCCGCAGAACCACCCTGCCCTACACACCATCGCCGAGGAAATCACCCCGGAGGAATTTGCTAATGGCACCGTCGCGAAGATCCTCAAAGGCATGCGCAAAGCGATCAAGACCTACGACGTTGATGGCTATGCTGCGGTTGCGATTGCTGCACCGCAAGTTGGTGTTGCTAAGCGCCTGTTTCTGATTGAGGACCAAAACGCAGATCGTGAGGATCCACTCCCAACTATCGTTGCTATCAATCCTCGCATCACCAAAGTATCGAAAAAATCACATGAGGTTGGTGAAGGCTGTCTCTCAGTACCAAACAAGTATGGTGTCGTACTGCGCCATAAGAACGTGACTGTTGAGGCACTTGATGAAAACGGCGAACCATTCACTCGTGGTGCTGGTGGCCTCTTGGCACAGATCATTCAGCATGAGTGCGATCACCTCGATGGCACCCTCTTTGTAGATCGCGCAGAAAAAGTGTGGGACAAAGACGACCGACCAAGTGGGTTAAGCGAGGCTGAAAATGAATAAGGAAATAAAATTCGCATACTTTGGAGGCGAACCGCTTGGAGTGCCTGCGCTCGAAGAGTTGGCCGCGGCCGGCCTCATGCCGAGCTTGGTAGTTTGCAACCCCGATCGACCGGCCGGCCGCGGCCACAAACTCACGCCGCCGCCCGTCAAAATCTGGGCAGAAGCACACAATATTCCTGTCTTCCAACCAGATAGCTACAAGGCAGAAGTAACACGCCAACGACTTGAGAGCGAGTCTTGGGATGCATTTGTCGTAGTGGCCTACAATTTTATTCTACCCGAATGGTTACTTGAGATGCCGAAGCATGGCGTTTTGAATGCCCACCCTTCCCTACTACCAAAACTCCGTGGAGCAAGCCCGATTCGCACTGCAATCCTGAAAGACTTGCGCGATGAAGTAGGAGTGACCGTGATGTTACTTGATAAGGAGATGGACCACGGGCCAATTCTCGACCAGATGGCAATGGATATTTCTGACGAGAATTGGCCCGTATCAGGCCCGGATCTCGACCTCGCGCTCGCCCGTATGGGCGGTTCACTACTGGCCGACGTGCTACCAGCCTGGATCACCGGCGAACTCGCTCCACAAGAACAAGATCACGGCGCCGCTACCTACTGCGGTCGCTTCAAAAAGGGCGAAAATGAGCTCACGATCGATCCACTCGATCTTCCTACTGGCCAAGCAGCCTTGGCTGCTTGGCACACGATCAATGCCTGGGCTGGTATTGGCGATACATACTTCATGCACAACGACAAGCGAGTGAAGGTAAAGATGGCCGAACTGACTAATAACGGCACGCTGCAGTTACTTCGTGTAACACCCGAGGGTAAACGTGAGATTGATTTTGATGACTACCTGAAGAGTGTTTCATAAAAAAACGGGCGGCCCCGAAGGGGCCGCCCGTTTCTTACTTCAGCTCTATACCTGAGCCTCCATCATCATTTCCTTTGCTTCTCGTCCCGCTTGCTTATCTCTCGTTACCTGCTTTTCTTTAGCGGTGCGGAGCTCTTTATCGAGTTCGTCTCGGACTTCGTCGATCGCTTTCTCAAATGTTTCTTCCGTAGCTACTGCTCGATATAGCGTGCCATTGATCTGCAAATTTGCCTCAACCTGATGTACCTGACCATTCTGCTGTGGTGCCACCTTCTGAAATTCGATCTCACACGTTACCGCGTCATTGTCATGGAGATACTTGGAAAATGCTTCACATTTCTTTTCGATAAGTTCAGTCAATGCTTGCGCTTCTGCCAAATCATTGAATTTATAGTTGATTGATGGAAATGTCATAGAAATTTGTTGCTTCTTAGACTATTAACCCTCACACGAAGTACACGTTGATCCACCCACATGCACCCGTGGCTTGGCCACGGCAGCTGTCGCGCCAGTATTTGCGTAGTTTTCGCGCAAATACTCGATAATGTCACTAGACTCAAACATCGCGACATCCTTTTCAGTATCGACGAGATACGGCACCTGTGACTTACCGGTTTTAACTTCCAGTTCAGCCAAGGCCGCTTCATCTTCGTCGATATCCTTCAGTTCTAGTGCCACGTTTAGATTTTCTGCCATTTGCATCACTCGCTGACAGAATGGACACGTTGAACGCATGTAAAGTGTTAGCATGATTTCACTCTTCGTTATTTTGTAACCTTCCTACAGTATACTACGCAACCGCACCCACTGCCATTCAGCAACTCTGAACACGAAACACTCTCATTCTCTGTCAATGAACTTTCTTGACATATGAAAAAATCAGCGCAGTATATACCACAGGTACAGACAACTACCACTAGGAGGTGTGCCATGTCCCGTTCTTTCGCACGTGCTCGTTTGCTGGTAGTCGTCCTACTGGCCACGCTATTGAGTAGTTGCGTGCTGTATGTTCCGGGCGTACATGTTCGCAGCCACGTACAACCGTACTACCGATACTACGAACCACCTCGAGTCGAAACTCGCACCTACCACTGGGGTCTGCGGTACGATTACAACCGCCCCTCAAACCGCGAGTATCGAGACAACCACCGCAAGTGGCGTCGCAATCAAGAACGATACAACGACCGCTGGCGGTATCGGTATCGTTAAAGAATCTGGACCGACTTATGTCGGTCTTTTTGTATGAAAAATCCCGCCGTGTGTGTTGCCAATTTGGCAACCACTTACGGCGGGTTTCATTCTGTGGTCATCCACGACCAACTTCATCAGTGACGCACAACGTATTGTACGAACAACTGGCGACACGATTGGCCAGCACTGCAAAGCACACGTGCTGCCAATGGTGCAGTGTGAGTAAGAAGCCACAGCAGGGCTTGAAGCAGCATGAGGAGCGGCGAGCTGATCAACCCAAAGCGTTCTTCGCCATAGATCAGTGCAGCGGTCACCGGCAGGATATCGATCCCGGTCAGTGATGAAACTGCCACCAATGCCAACACGGCAAAGTATTCAGGCTGTTTATTCACAAACAGCTCAACCCAGCCCATCAGGGCTCCAAACAAAAAAAGAACACCGGCGGTGAACGAAATCATGGTGTCCATCGTCAAAACCTCCTATCTTGGTGAAGTATCAATTTCCAAGATAAAAATATGATACCAGAGATATATATGACTGTCAATATTTATCCACAATAACAGTAAAAGCCACGTCTCCATCGAGACGTGGCCATATTCCTCAAACGTCTTTACACCGTACTATGCAGCACACGGTCGCAGGCGCGCTCGGCTCCACAAGCAGCGGACTACTTTGCCTGCACTGTGACGCGCAGAAACCAAGGGATCCGGGTGAAGGTTGATCCACACTCCAGCACCCAACACTGCGATCGCAGTCAGGAGTAGCCACACGATCGGATCTCGCAACAACGAGACCAACAATGCGACACCACCAAACCAGAGTACGAGCCCAACGATCAGCATGATGCCGAGCAGAGCCAGTACTCGATGGAAAGAACGTTCACTCTTTTCGATACTTTTGAGCAAGCTATCATTCATAAAAAATGATCTCCCAAAAATCCAGACAACCAGCGTCTGGCGCTTTCTATACCATACAACATTTTTGTATTTTTGCAAGTTACATACGAAAAGGCCGGCAAGCTATGCTTGCCGGCCGGGACACCTCCTTACGCAGCGACCCGCTGCGAGATACGTTTGATGCGATACCGCAGAGCAACACCCGGTGCGAGTTCGAGCCGATTCCAATCTACCCGACCACGCGGCAGACGATAACCGAGTTCCCACTCGGCGCCTTTCATCCACGGCGCGACGAAGAGGTCTTCGGCACCGTAGAGGAAGAAGGCAGCTTCGTCTGCTCGGATCACAAACTGCACCAAGGGACGCAGCGTGTAGGTGAAGAGCTTCTGCCGCTCATAGGCAGCCATCAGGCCTTCGACCGAATCCTCGACCGGTGCATACGCACCCGAGAACTCCGGCAGCTCAAGCACCATTTCCATGGTACCGACCTCGATCGATTTGCTCTCGCCCACCGACTCGGTCGAGACCGACGGAGCTTTCACGCCTTCCGGCAGTGTGAAGCCGAGCGCTTCGAGGCGCTTTACTTCACTACGGTAGAACGAGGCTTCGTCACGCAGGCGCTCCGAAAGCATCTTCAGTCGCAAGTACGGCGCACCGTAAATGCTCTGCCGACGGTTCGGGTGCACATAGTGCTCGAAGTAGACGGTATTGCCAGTAAAGAGACCATGCTCGGTCAGGAACTTGTTCTCCTTGGCAGTCGGATCGAAGACGATCTTCTTCCAGCCGTCATACCAGTAGCCGTCGACATCGACCAGCATGTAGTTGCGATGCGCACCGGTCGATTCCCGCTCAGTGATTGGATCGCGTACCACGATGGTCTGGTCGAAGAGGCGCACCGAGAACGAGAAGACGTCCCGATTGGACGTGAGGCCGGTCAGGGAACCAAACTGATTCTGACCGATCTTGCGCTCGTTCTCTTTGCGCACGCTCTGGCGACGGTTGGTGTACTGAGGGATCTCGACCACCGCCCGGCGCTCGACCAGCGGCACCAAAAACGACAGCAAGTCGAGGTCGGTGACCTGGAAGTTGCCAGCAGCGTCGAGCGCCGGGCGCGGCGAACGGCCGGCCCAACTCATGATCGCGCCGTCAACCAACGAGCGAACGAAGTCGCTATCGATGGCCTGACTGCGGTCCATGATCTTGGCAGCGGCAGTATCGGTACGCGTTGCGACGTCTTTGACGGTTTTGGCAACGAAGTTGGAACCACGAACAATTTTCTTTTGAGTGCCCACTTAGCACCTCCATTCATGACAGTGATAGAATCCCCGCATCGGGTCTGTCCGAACCCTCAACACAACCTAATAACATCAAGTTGTTCCGGGTCGTCGCGACAAAAAATTTGGCTGCAACACTACGCTTCGTCTGCACTGAACTTGAGTTCACTACAGACTCCAGCTTGTGTCTCGCACAAATTTTTTGCCGCTTGGGACACCGGTGAGACTTCGTTCAAACCCTCAGGACGTTCGTGTTCAGCTGTGTCACTTCTTTGGTATCTGTGAAGAACTGAACTGTCATGAGGATATTTCGAAATGCACTTTTTTGTTATTTGTTGACGAATTTCGACAAATTGCTATAGTACGTCGAAACCACTATGGAAAAACTAACTACCATCCTTGGACTACTTGGACTCGCTACGCCTGAGCAGACCATCTACCTTTCCCTACTCCGCGAAGGTCAGTCCACTGCGCGCATGCTCGCTGCGCGCACAAGCATCACTCGCCCATCGGTATACGACCAACTCAAATTGCTTCGCGGTAAAGGGCTAGTGGTCGAACTCGACATCGACGGCAAGACCTACTTCTCCCCCACCAACCCAGAGCAGCTCATCGTGCTTATGGACGAGCAGCTCGACGAACTCGAGTACGGCCGCGCAACTCTCAAGCAGAATCTTCCTGCTCTCCTCTCGTCACTCGACCTCGTACAGCCAAAAGTGCGCTTCTTTGAGGGTCGAGATGGTGTCCAACAACTCATGAAAGACATGCTCTGGCACAACGACATAGAACTACAGATCTGCTGGCCGCACGACGCGATGCTCACCGTGCTCGGATCAGATTTCTTGCAGTGGTTCAATGAACGCCGCCAGAAACGACACATCACACTCAAGACCATTTGGCCACAGAGTAACAAGAAGCAAGCGACGCAGACCTTTACTACCGACGCATCAGATGTAGAGCGACGGTATCTTTCGAGCATTCCCACTGACGGCATGGGATACATCATCTATGCAAACAAAGTAATGTTCATCAGTTCGAGCAAAGAAGCATTTGGCTTTGTGGTTGATAGTGCTGAATTTGCATCATTGCAACGACTCCAATTCACCGCACTGTGGGAAAAGGCAAAATCGTAAAAGAGCCCTAAAACATTGACATTTTTAATATTTTAGTGTATAAATTTACACAAACGAGCATGGCTTCGCCTTGCTTTCCTGTTCCAAACCTGTTCATCAAAAGTTAAGAAAAGGAGAATCAAAGATGGTACTCATTGCACCGCCAGTGTACCTGTTCCCCATTATGTGGCTCGTTTTTGGAGCCGGTGTGCTGGGGATGTTGTTTCGTTGGCACCTGAAGACATCGACCATCGTAGGCGTTGTGGCAGGTTTCCTGCTCTTCGCCTTGTTCGCTCACTACGATGACCCGTACCACGTGTACTGGGGTGTTACCGCTGCGTTCGTGCTCGGGCTGACCGGCATGGCTGTGAGTAAACACTTCAACATCTACATGCTTGGGCTAGCTGCCGGAGTTTCATGGCTGCTGATCTTCATGACAACAGATGATCATACGCCGATCATGACTGCTCTGACTGACGTCAAGAACAGTATCACGGAACTCAACACGTTTTTAATTATGATCATGTTCGTGGTCGAGGCTGGTGTCCACATGGGCATCCTTAGCCCGATCTTGACGATCATTAACACAAACAGCAAGCGCACATTAATGATCATCATTGGACTGATGAGCTTTATCATGTCTGCAGTACTCGACAACCCGACTACTGCTGTTGTCATGGGTGCACTGTTGACTCAGTTGACCACCCGACCCGAAAACCGCTTGGTCTTCCTGGCGATCATCATTGCCGGCGCAAACGCTGGCGGCATACCGTCAGCTATCGGTAACACAACCTCGCTCTTCCTATTCATGGGAGGACAGATCACGATTGATGCAATGTTCTTACATCTGATCGTACCATCGCTGGTATACATGCTGGTGATCTTCGCTTGGTTCTGGTTCAAACTCAGCGGCAACGTCGAACGACCAGTCCCTAATGAGCTGGATCCTCACGCGCTAGAGCAATCTCAACAGTTTCACCTGAAGACCTGGCAGCAGTTACTGCTCCTTGGGCTCGTACTGTCTGGCATTGCACTGATCGTGATTACGAAGCTGGTGTATCACTACGAGCCGTGGCTGGCAGGGATCCTGGTGTTCTCGATCTGGGGTATCTTGACCGGCAAGTTTCACGTTATTAAAGGTCACCATTTCGTCGAAAAGTTTAACGTGAAGAGTGCGCTGAGCGACGTCGATTTTGAAACGGTCGTAAAGTTCGCTTTCCTTATTGCTCTCGTGGGTGCCGCAAACTATGTTGGGGTCTTGAGAGATGTTGCGAACCTACTCGTCAACACAATCACAGAACACGGTAGCGAAGATCTCGTCGCACCAGGCATTGCCCTCCTCGAAGGCATCGTCTCGGCGTTCATGTCGAACAGCGCACTCGTCGCTTCAAACCAGGCTATGTTTGGTCTCGATCAGTATCCAACCAACCACATTTTCTGGCTGATGCTGAACTACACCACCGGCGTAGGTGGGGCCTTCCTGCCGATCGGCACCGCGGCTGGGATGATCCTAATGTCTCGTTTCCACTCGGTTCTCACCATGGGTGCGTACATCAAGATGACGATCATTCCGTTTTTCCTCGCCTACGTGGCAGGCTTCGCCGTACTGTACGCTGACTATCTGATCAATATCTCCTGATCTCCATCGCGCAACGCGATAGCAAAAGCCCCGACTCTCGTCGGGGCGTTTTTATTTCTCTTTCTTGTCTCCTGTCTCTAGCTCTTTTTCGACTCGCTCCACGATCTCACTGAGTGCCATCTGTGCCTTGACCAAGAAATCATGCGCGCCGAGGTCTTTGGCTTTTTTAATATCAGTAGGCTCAGCCAAGTTCGATAGCACCAACACCGGAATATCACTCAAGTGCACACTTTGCTGCAGTGTCCGCAAGATCTCAAAACCGTCAATATTTGGTAACACCAAGTCGGTCAAAATGATGTCTGGCTTATCCTCCTGCATGTGATCAAAGGCGGTCTGTGCATCTGGACAGCCAGTAACCACATATCCAAGTTCAGTGAAGTTTTCAGACAACGCTTCAAGCAGCATACTCTCATCTTCGATGATCAGGATCTTTTTGGGAGTTTGTTTCATATTCGTAACACTCATTACTTATGACTGTCATTCTACCCTGTGCCGCAAGATAGTAAAACCAGTCCGCTCGAATAGGTCTAGTATCGTCGCCAGAAGTATGGCGTAAACAACATAAGAACCGTAAACAGTTCCAGTCGGCCCACGATCATCAGGCCCGAGAGATACCACTTCACTAAATCTGGCAACTGCGAGTAGTCGCCAACCGGGCCGACCTCACCGAGACCGGGACCAATATTCCCCAGCGTAGCAGCGACTGCACCAAAGGAAGTCGGTGTATCGATCCCAAACAAGAGCAGTACCACCACCGACACTACCGCAATAAAGATGTACAACATAACGAATGCGATCACTCGATACAACACCGACTGCGGGACCAGCTTGCCGTTGAAACGAACCGGCAAGATCGCATCAGGGTGTAGCTGTTTGCGGAATTCTAAAAATGCGTCTTTAAAGAGAACCAGATGTCGCATGACCTTCACTCCTCCTGCGGTCGATCCTGTCATGCCGCCGACAAACATTAAAATAAACAAAATGTAGACCATCGGTGCCGCCCAGACGTAGTAATCAGCAGTCGCAAAACCAGTGGTGGTCACGATCGACACTACTTGGAACAATGCATCACGAAAGGCATGTTCGATCCCGGTACCGAGCGTCACTCCAAAGAGCCATAAGACCAAGGTTGCACCCACTACCACATACACGTAGTAGCGAAACTCATCATTACGAAACAGCGCCGTGATCTTGGTGAACAGTGCAGTGTAGAGGAGCGCAAAGCTCGTCCCCGCTAAGAACATAAAGAAGATCACAATGTACTGCAGGTGCGGCGCAAAGGCAGCCATGCTCGCTTGTTTGGTTGAAAAGCCGCCAGTAGAAAGCGTGGTGAATGCGTGATTGATCGCATCGAAAACAGACATGCCACCAAGCCACAAAAAGAAACCGAGTGCAAACGTAAGTACCACATACACCACCCACATGATCCCGGCAGTTTCTTTAATGCGTGGAGTGAGCTTGTCGACTGTTACTCCAGGCGATTCAGCATTGAAGAGCTGCATACCGCCAATCCCCAAGAGCGGCATGACTGCGATCATAAGCACTACAATTCCCATTCCGCCGATCCACTGTGTCAAACTTCGCCACAACAAGATACTTTCTGGCTGCACCTCGATCGCGGTCAGCACTGACGCACCAGTCGTGGTAAAGCCAGAGACCGATTCAAAGAATGCATTAGCGAGCTGTGGGATAGCCCCTCCAAAAAGATACGGTAAAGCACCCATAAGGGAAAGGAGAACCCAACCACCGGTGACGATCAGATAGATGTCTCGTTTGTGGAGTTGGCGCTTACCACGGTTTGGCAACCACAGTGCAAGCCCGCACACAAACACCAACACGGCCGACACCAAGAACGCTGCGAATTGTCCATCGCCCCGGTACAAAGAATAGAACAGAGGCAGCAGCATGAACGAAGCCTGCAATAACAAGAGGATCCCTAGTATTTGCACAATGGCTCGGACATTGAATGACATACTTAGAGCATATTTTGAAACGCATCACGCACAGCATTGTGGCACGCAACAATGACCCGATCGTTTGGCTGGAAAATATATGAGGGATCAAGCTCAACCGGTTTGTTTTTGCGCAGCACCCCACCGATCACCACTTCGCTCTTTGCAATGAGTTCAATGCTCTTTTGGGGCATACCGGTGATCGGCGATCTGTCCTTCACTAAGAATTCGAAGATCTCCATATCGAGACCCGGGATACTCGCCACTGAAAGTACGTTACGCTTCTTTACATGACGAAAGATAAAGTCTGCCGCAATGTACTTTTTATTGATAAGCGTATCGACACCGAGCTCGTACGCGCCTTGCAAATAGTGTACGTCTTTCACAAACGCGATCGTATGTCTGACACCGTGCTGTTTGGCGATCAGACATGAAATGATGTTGAGCTCTGGATTGCCGGTCGCAGCCACGATCGCGTCCATCTCATCGACGTCATGCTCTTCTAAGAACCCCGATTCTTGCATGTCGCCATGAATGACCAACGCCTCCGGCAAAAAATCTGCTAACTCCTCAGCAACTGATTTCTTCCCCTCTACCATTGTCACCTGGTAGCCCTTTGCCTGCAGCCGTCTGGTCGTCTCAATCCCCGCGCGACTACCACCAAACACCATCGCTCGCTTGCGTCGACGTGTTTGTCCAGACTGTACTTTCGCCATCTTATGGAGACCGCCGGAAGAAGCTATGAAGTACAGATGATCAGTCTCTTTAAGCGGGAGGCGTTCGCTAGCATGATAGGTCATACCATCACGCACGAGTGCGATCGGCTCTACCCCGGCCGCCCGATACTTGCGGGCAATTTGCTGCAATGTATGACCGATCAATGTACTGTACGCCGGGACGATCAAACCAGCCAAAAAGTATTTCCCATGCTCAAATTTTACCAACTGTGAAAACGCCTGTGTATCGAGCAACATCGCGACCTCATCGGCAGCAAGCGAATCCGGTGACACGATCTCATCGATACCGAGTCCAGCGAAATCAAACACATCATCGTGCAAGATCAATTTCGAATGACGCACACGAGCGATCACTCGCTTCGCACCAACCCGCTTGGCTAAGATCGCGGTCATGAGATTAAGCTCTTCACTCTCGGTCACGGACACAAACAGATCAGCTTTAGCCGCGCCTACTTCCATCAGATTGTCATATGAAAGTGCGTTACCCCGAAATGTCGCAACGTCATGCTTTTGTGCCAGACGCTCAAGTTTTTCTGCACTCTTGTCGATCACGCTCAGCTCGTGTCGCTCAGCAGAAAGCTGTGCAATGAGAAATGTGCCTAGGTCGCCGGCACCCGCTACTACGATGCGCATAGAAGTTTGTACACTTCATTATAACGCCGCGCCGAAGGCTGCTTCAATGTTAGTTGGACACAGTGGAGCTAGTATTATCATTCAACGTGTACCAATCAAGATTGCGAGTGATAAACATGACCGTCGCCAGGACTCCAAAGAGTAGGACCGAACCAAACAGCAACGCATACTGATCCATTTGCAGCAGGATGTACAAGTAACCATACAATGCAGTGAGCAGGGTTGCGATCGCTAGAGCACGCTTCTTAGCTTTAAGTACACTGAAACAATAGCCAGTAATGAGCAGCGTGGTCGCGATCATCGCCACCAAGTACGCCGGCAGAAATCCGATCACCTCAGCAAATGAAAGGAGGAGTAGATAAAAGAGCGCAATCGCCAGACCGACCAGGAGATACTGCACTGGATGGATCCGCAAACCGGCAAGCACCTCGTACATGAAGAAGGTCAAAAACGTGAGGCTGATGAAGAGTATTGCGTACTTTGTGGCGCGGTCGACCATAGTATAGAAGTCGACTTCCTGGAACAGGCTCACTCCAAACGCTTTTGCTTGCAGCGTTTCGTTGCCGTCAACCGCGCCACTGCCCAACCAGTACTGCGGGAGATTCTTCCCGTATGAAGTAACGTTCCAAGTCGCCTCAAAACCTTGCTCGGAGACCGTACGGTTCTCAGGCAAAAATTCTCCACTGAAGCTTGGTGCACTCCAGTCTGAACTAAGTGTCACGGCAGTATTTTCTCCGAGTGGAATGAATGAGATCGACTGACTTCCCTTCAGCGGCAGCGCGAATGAAAATTGGCATGTCGCCTGACTTGGGTCGATCGTGACCGGAGTATGTACGCCGACAGTGTCGAGCGTTAAGAATTCAGAAGACGGTAACATCTTGTACTCTTTTTCTCCAAAGCTGAGTGGAAACGAAGACGTGATACCGCGCGTATCGGATACATTCAGCGAGAGGACTGCCTTGTCCCATAAGACCTTTGTATCTGCCGATGATCCCAGATCGATGACTGATATGTCGAAGCTACCGACCCCATTCACTGTCGTGGTGTAGACCGGTGTTTCATACACCCCTCTTGTGAGCAACTGGGTGCCGATCTCACTCTGATACGAAAGGTCCTGTGGCAGTAGCGTGAGGGTGGTCGTATTGACCACACGTTCACCCGTAGTGGTAACAGCTGTCTTTTCAACCGGAATTGTAATGACCGGACCAGCGATCGTCTGTGGCCGACTCCACTGTTCAGACACTTGATCTGACGCATCTCTTTGGGTGCTTTCTCGTTCTTGGACAATATTCCACACGAACATAGTGGCGACCCACGACACAAACACAAGTGCAGCCAGCACAATAAGCTTGGTTGTTAACTGACTCTGAAGCTTCGGTCGAGGAATTTCTCTCATAGTATTTGGTATTTACACATATTCATACTTCCCTTCTTGCCATTTAGTTACGAAAACAGCCGCTCGATAAATCGAGCGGCTCTGTGATTACTTGGAGGCGTGCACCGGAAAAAACTGGCTGATCCGATACTCCAACTGACGCGTGTCGTACTTATCAGCGACTTGAAGCTGCACTTCTCCGACAAAGAAATTCG
Above is a window of Candidatus Nomurabacteria bacterium DNA encoding:
- the def gene encoding peptide deformylase translates to MNKLVPQNHPALHTIAEEITPEEFANGTVAKILKGMRKAIKTYDVDGYAAVAIAAPQVGVAKRLFLIEDQNADREDPLPTIVAINPRITKVSKKSHEVGEGCLSVPNKYGVVLRHKNVTVEALDENGEPFTRGAGGLLAQIIQHECDHLDGTLFVDRAEKVWDKDDRPSGLSEAENE
- a CDS encoding methionyl-tRNA formyltransferase, yielding MNKEIKFAYFGGEPLGVPALEELAAAGLMPSLVVCNPDRPAGRGHKLTPPPVKIWAEAHNIPVFQPDSYKAEVTRQRLESESWDAFVVVAYNFILPEWLLEMPKHGVLNAHPSLLPKLRGASPIRTAILKDLRDEVGVTVMLLDKEMDHGPILDQMAMDISDENWPVSGPDLDLALARMGGSLLADVLPAWITGELAPQEQDHGAATYCGRFKKGENELTIDPLDLPTGQAALAAWHTINAWAGIGDTYFMHNDKRVKVKMAELTNNGTLQLLRVTPEGKREIDFDDYLKSVS
- the raiA gene encoding ribosome-associated translation inhibitor RaiA is translated as MTFPSINYKFNDLAEAQALTELIEKKCEAFSKYLHDNDAVTCEIEFQKVAPQQNGQVHQVEANLQINGTLYRAVATEETFEKAIDEVRDELDKELRTAKEKQVTRDKQAGREAKEMMMEAQV
- a CDS encoding glutathione S-transferase N-terminal domain-containing protein; this encodes MLTLYMRSTCPFCQRVMQMAENLNVALELKDIDEDEAALAELEVKTGKSQVPYLVDTEKDVAMFESSDIIEYLRENYANTGATAAVAKPRVHVGGSTCTSCEG
- a CDS encoding ArsR family transcriptional regulator is translated as MEKLTTILGLLGLATPEQTIYLSLLREGQSTARMLAARTSITRPSVYDQLKLLRGKGLVVELDIDGKTYFSPTNPEQLIVLMDEQLDELEYGRATLKQNLPALLSSLDLVQPKVRFFEGRDGVQQLMKDMLWHNDIELQICWPHDAMLTVLGSDFLQWFNERRQKRHITLKTIWPQSNKKQATQTFTTDASDVERRYLSSIPTDGMGYIIYANKVMFISSSKEAFGFVVDSAEFASLQRLQFTALWEKAKS
- a CDS encoding response regulator, coding for MKQTPKKILIIEDESMLLEALSENFTELGYVVTGCPDAQTAFDHMQEDKPDIILTDLVLPNIDGFEILRTLQQSVHLSDIPVLVLSNLAEPTDIKKAKDLGAHDFLVKAQMALSEIVERVEKELETGDKKEK
- a CDS encoding TrkH family potassium uptake protein: MSFNVRAIVQILGILLLLQASFMLLPLFYSLYRGDGQFAAFLVSAVLVFVCGLALWLPNRGKRQLHKRDIYLIVTGGWVLLSLMGALPYLFGGAIPQLANAFFESVSGFTTTGASVLTAIEVQPESILLWRSLTQWIGGMGIVVLMIAVMPLLGIGGMQLFNAESPGVTVDKLTPRIKETAGIMWVVYVVLTFALGFFLWLGGMSVFDAINHAFTTLSTGGFSTKQASMAAFAPHLQYIVIFFMFLAGTSFALLYTALFTKITALFRNDEFRYYVYVVVGATLVLWLFGVTLGTGIEHAFRDALFQVVSIVTTTGFATADYYVWAAPMVYILFILMFVGGMTGSTAGGVKVMRHLVLFKDAFLEFRKQLHPDAILPVRFNGKLVPQSVLYRVIAFVMLYIFIAVVSVVVLLLFGIDTPTSFGAVAATLGNIGPGLGEVGPVGDYSQLPDLVKWYLSGLMIVGRLELFTVLMLFTPYFWRRY
- the trkA gene encoding Trk system potassium transporter TrkA, with product MRIVVAGAGDLGTFLIAQLSAERHELSVIDKSAEKLERLAQKHDVATFRGNALSYDNLMEVGAAKADLFVSVTESEELNLMTAILAKRVGAKRVIARVRHSKLILHDDVFDFAGLGIDEIVSPDSLAADEVAMLLDTQAFSQLVKFEHGKYFLAGLIVPAYSTLIGHTLQQIARKYRAAGVEPIALVRDGMTYHASERLPLKETDHLYFIASSGGLHKMAKVQSGQTRRRKRAMVFGGSRAGIETTRRLQAKGYQVTMVEGKKSVAEELADFLPEALVIHGDMQESGFLEEHDVDEMDAIVAATGNPELNIISCLIAKQHGVRHTIAFVKDVHYLQGAYELGVDTLINKKYIAADFIFRHVKKRNVLSVASIPGLDMEIFEFLVKDRSPITGMPQKSIELIAKSEVVIGGVLRKNKPVELDPSYIFQPNDRVIVACHNAVRDAFQNML